The window GCGAAGAACCCACTTATACACTGCGCGAAGTGGTACTGGGGGCATCGCTTGGGGAAGAATACATCGTGAAAAAAGGACTGGAGGAAAATGAAGAAGTAGTAACGCATGGAACATTTGCAGTGGATGCAGCTACCCAAATGGCAGGCAAATCCAGTATGATGAATCGCCGGGGCGGAAAAACCTCAGAGGGTCATGATCACCATCAGATGGAAGAAGAGGAGACGGATCAAAACAAACCAATGGCCGAAATGCCTGGCAATGATGTCAAATGGCCTGAATCACAATTAGATTCATATCAAGATTTAACAAATCACTACATGGCATTGAAAAATGCACTGGTAAACGATCGAAAAGATACTGAAAATGCAAACAAAATGCTTGATGCGCTGGCCTCAATAGATATGAAGGCCTTTTCTCAAGAGGCCCATTCGAGATGGATGAATCTCTACAATAAACTCGAGAACAATGCTGAAGCAATAGCAAAAACTGAAGAGCTGGAGGCACAGCGAAAACATTTCATAGCCTTATCTGATGCCATGATCAATTTGGTAAAAACATTTAATGCACCTGATGATATCCTCTTTGTTCAATTTTGCCCTATGGCTGATGACAATCAGGGAGCTTTCTGGCTGAGTTCGGAAGATCAGGTCAGAAATCCGTACTTTGGGGATCAGATGCTCACATGTGGGGAAGTGAGAGAAAAGGTGGAAAAGCAATGAAGTACAAACTAAAAACCGGAAAAATATTAAACGCTGATGCAGTCCCAGCGGACGTCAGGTTTACCCGTGCGTGCCTTTATCTGTCAATTGTGCTTGTGACCTCAAGGGGCCTCTATGCAATCTTCCGGATCGGATACATTGGTACCATCGGTTGCCCTGGTATTGCAGGGTCCGCCTTTAATGAAGGAAGAGCAGGCATTTGAAAAGGCGAAGAGCGATACACTAAACTGTTGTGGCTCTACCTGTAACAAACAATAAATCAAGTTTACTGGTAGAAAACAAAAACTTGAAAACCTTGGAGACCAAAATACTCAATAACAATACTTTTTTAAAAGCATAAAAACATTTCATTCGGTTAACAGTTTATTAAAGCTTTGAATTCCAATTTGATTTACATGCTAAATTCATACACTCTGCTTGTATTGCCATGGAACCCGCATGTTAATCATCTCCTTGTTGTAAAGGTTCCTAGATGCGGGTTTCATTCGTGTAACAGTTTATTAAAGTTCTGTAGTTCAATTAAGCAATATTTCAAAGTTCGAATTTTGTGCTACCCTACCAGGGAACCCTCATGCTTTATTCATCGCCTTATTGTGAAGGTCGCTGCATGCGGGTTTCATTATTTATTTTGAAGACGTTTGGGATTTGAACAAAAATGTTCTTAATTTGTCCTACTAATTCGATAGTATAAATAAGATAAATAAGACTAAAATTCTAAAAATGTATTTATTATGAAAAAACTAGCAATTTTATTGAGCCTGATTATAACCGTTACAGCTACATTTGGCCAATCAACCGGAGAATCAACAGAAAAAGACAACAGCCGGGCATTGCAGTATTTTAGAAAACCCGGATACGAAGGGCTGAATGTCTTCGAAACGCCAAAAGAAAAGGGGGTTGAATATGACGGTGTGGATGTACGTTTAGGAGGCGATTTTGCATTACAATTTCAGGGTTTGAATCATTCTAATGCGTCAGGAGCACCGCAATTGATCGAGTTGGGTAACAACATCAACCTGCCCACCGCAAATTTAAATCTGGATGTACAACTCCAGAGAGGAATGCGATTGCACCTGAGGACCTATCTCAGTTCCCGTCATCACCCTGATTCATGGGTAAAAGGAGGTTACCTGCAGGTAGACAGGCTGGATTTCCTTAAAGAGGGAATGGCCTCAGACTTCATGGATATAGCTACTTTCCGCACAGGTGTTGATGAACTCAATTACGGTGATGTGCATTTCAGAAGGAGTGATAATGCCACAACAATATACAACCCCTTTGTAGGGAATTATATTATGGATGCCTTTACTACTGAACCCTTCCTGGAAATTAATCTTCAACCCGGGGACTTCATCATAGTAGGAGGGTTAAGCAACGGGCTGCTCAACCCTACGGTAAACAAAGCAGTAACCCAATGGGGTACCGGTGAATATCTCGGAACTGCAGAGTGGAAAAATACCCTCTATGGTAAACTGGGAATAGATAAACAGGTAAACAATAACTTACGGGTCCGTCTGACCGGCTCATTCTACAGTGCACCGGGAGCAGATAACGGCGATCACCTTTATGGAGGTGACAGGGCCGGATCCCGCTATTACGACGTCTTTGGGTATATTGCAGCAGACTCTTCTTCTGTGAACACTGATTTTACAAGTGGCCGTTTTAACCCAGGTTTCGCCAAAGAAACAGCCTTCCAGATCAATCCGTTTGTAAAATTCGGAGGCCTCGAATTCTTCGGCGTGTTTGAACAAACCATGGGTAATAACGGAGAAGACAACAGAGAAGACGGTAAATTTACACAAATTGGAGCCGAGCTCCTTTACCGGTTTGGTTCCTGGGATCAATTCTATGTTGGTGGAAGATATAACTCTGTTTCCGGGCATGATGAATATGCTGAAGGTGGAGATGAACCTGACACCAAAAAAATCGACAGAATAAACTTTGGTGGCGGTTGGTTTATGACAAAAAATACCTTGGTGAAGTTAGAATATGTGAAACAACAATACAATGAGAATTTTGCAAATCCTTGGACCGGAGCACCAAGCAATATTACTGAAGGCCAATTCAGCGGGATAGTTCTTGAAGCTGTTATAGGATTTTAAGTATGAAATTTAACACAAAGACCCGATACGGAATTAGAACAATGCTTGAGATAGCATTACAAACAGAGCAGGGGATTTTCCAGAAAGAGATTTCAGAAAAACAAAAGATCTCTTTTAAGTATCTGGATCAGATCATTGCTTCATTAAAGGCTGCAAAACTGATCACAAATGTCAAAGGCAAAAAAAGTGGTTATATCCTTACCCGAAAAGCTGAAGAAATTACACTGTATGATATTTACAGGGCGTTTGAGCCGGATATGAGCATTGTGGATTGCCTTTCAGAAAGCATACATTGTCCGGATGAAAATTTTTGTGCCCCAAGGGATTTCTGGTTGGGGCTGAATACTCAAATCATTGAGTATCTTATGCGATATACACTTAAAGATTTGGTCGAAAGGCAACTGGCATATAATTCTCAGACAAGTAATGGGTTACAGCAGGAAGAGGGCGGATAACCAAATAAAAGAACAAGTAAGTACTTAAAACATTATAGATATGGCCTCTGAGGTTTCTTAAAAGAGGATTGCAGCGAGAAGAAGAATTTGAATAATCCTCCGATTTTAAACTTTATCGGACATTTTGTAAAATTTAAACAAAAAAGGGAAAAAATGAAAAATAAACACATAAAATTTAGCACCAGGATGATATCCAGGTTTATTACCTTGATATTGATCCATATGATCATTGCCATACCAGCAATGTCTCAGGAAAGCATTCAGCTCAGTATTGCTTCCAACACAGAATTATCTTTTGATGGAACTTCCAACGTACACGACTGGGATTCTGAGATTACCGAACTTACAGGACAGGGAGCATTTGCTCAATCCCTTCTTAATGGTAGTAATTCCCAGGAAAACCCGGTAAAAGATGTTAAAGTGAGCATACCGGTAAAAAGCATTGAAAGCGGTAAGAACAAGATGAATGACATTATGTATGATGCACTCAAAGCGGAAGAACATCCTGAAATTGAATATGAGCTGATCAGTTCAGAAGTCATTCAAAAATCAGGAAACGAATTCACACTTCAAACAAATGGTTATTTGACGGTTGCAGGAGTAACAAAACAGATTGCCCTGCAGGTAAAGGGAAAACAATTGGATGATCAAACCATTCAGTTTACCGGTAGCAAAAATTTAAAGATGACAGATTTTAATGTAGATCCCCCAAAGGCATTATTTGGAGCCATAAAATCGGGAGATGAAGTTGATGTAAAATTTACGGCGGTATTTTCAAAATAATTACGAAAACATCATGCCAGGGATAGCAGGTGATACCCTTTTTTTCAGCTTTCAATAACATTATTTGGTAATTTGAAAGCAGACAAAAAATAATCAGAGCGAAAAAAGGATTTGAAACGTAGGTTTTCCCAATTTTCCCAAAACTAAAAAAGGGGTTGGATGCCTGAATTTATAATAAAAAAGACCGGCACAAGACTGTGCCGGTCTTTTTACAATGAAAATGTTCTTATTATAGTTCCTTAGGATGCTTACCATCCAGAAAATGCTTTTCAATCTTCTCGAGTGAATGACCTTTAGTTTCAGGTATATAGGAATAAATAAAGATAAGACCTATAATACCTACTACTGCATAGATAAAGAAAGCGCCTCCGGGATTAACAAGCATGCCGTCTCCTGCCGGATGGGGCATTTCGCCTGTAACCGCTCTGCCAAGCGAAAGGAATGTATTGGCGATTAAAAAGTTAGCCACCCAATTCACCATTGTAGCAATACTCATGCCAAGACCCCGGATCTTTGTAGGATAAATCTCTGATATCAGAACCCATGCAATAGGTCCAAGGCTCACAGCAAAGAAAGGTATATAAACGATCATGCTAACAAAAGAAACCCACTTAAGTGCAGCACCTCCAACTGACTGATAAAATGTAAAACTTATACCCATAGCAAGAAGGGCCACAATCATTCCAATCAATCCCAAATAAAGCAATGGTTTTCTTCCCCAGCGATCAATCAAATAAATCGCCACCACAGTAAACAATACATTAACAAAACCAATGGGAAGAGAGGGCAGTATGGCATTGAAGACAGGGTCACCTGTTTCCGCTCCAAAACCGGCCATCTCAAAAATTGTCGGTGAATAATAAATAATGGTATTGATACCGGTAAGCTGCTGCACAAGCATAATTCCAACGCCAATGATTAAAGCAGGCCGTACCCACTTTGCTCCAAGCACTTTAAATATACCAGGTTGTTCTCTTTCTTTCTCAATATTGATTTTTATCTGATCTAAAACTTCATTCCGTTTGGGCTCCCCTACTCTATCCAGAACCTTTCTGGCATCATCCTCACTTTTATGGTTCATAAGCCATCTCGGTGTTTCCGGCAGGAAGAACATACCAATGAACAATACCAGGGAAGGAACCAAACCAACCAGGAACATCCAGCGCCATCCTTCTTCATAGCCGGCAAAGCCCAGATCTACTAAATAAGAAACAAAAATTCCCACTGTAATGGCCAATTGGTTAATAGACACCAACGCTCCGCGAACATGGGTGGGAGAAATTTCTGAAATGTAAAGGGGTACGGTATAAGAAGCAACACCAATAGCAATACCAATAATTCCCCTCCAGATAATAAGAGCAGCAACACTGTTTGCTGCAGCAAGACCAACCGAACCTACCGCAAATATAAAGGCGGTAATAATCAGTACCTTTTTACGGCCTAACTTGTCCGTAATCCTCCCACTGCTCAATGCTCCAATGGCAGCGCCAAGAACCGTTATACTAACAATCCACTCTTGTGTCCTTTCGGGCAACTGAGTCATCCCATTAATCACCAGGTTCGGGTCGTCTTTAATGAGCAGCAGAGCCCCGGAGATTACACCCGTGTCAAATCCAAATAGTAGACCTCCGAAAGCTGCAATTGCAGCGATCAGAATCACATAACTTTTGTTATAAGACTTTGATTTTGCCATAAAATTGAATTTTTATTTGGTTTAGATTAAATAATAATTTTTCAGTTCAAATATAATCATTAATCAAAAGATTAACCCAAAAAATTTTCTTTCCTTTCATAAAGCAGCGTATTTCATCTTACATTCGATGTTTACCGATTTCTATGCCTGATAATTGGCTTTCTTCCATTAATGAGATTCACATGGAATCAATTATTGTTGCGTCCATCTATAGATCAGGGTTCATTCCGATGCCTCAATTTTCAACCAGCCTGAAACGCCTTTCTTTGAGATCCTCCGAACTGCTTCCGACAAATACTTTAAATTCGCCAGGTTCGGCTTTATACTCCATATCCTTTGTATAGAATGCCAGATCGTCCGGGACAATTTCAAGAATTACCTCCCGTTCTTCACCGGGTTGGAGAAATATTTTCCGGAAACCTTTCAGTTCTTTTACAGGACGGGTGACACTTCCAACCATGTCACGGGCATACATCTGCACTACTTCCTCTCCTGCTCTATCACCGGTATTTTTGACAGTTACAGACAGCCTGAGTACTTCATCAAAATTGATTTCCTCTTGATTTAGGCTGATATCCGAATAGGAAAATGTTGTATAGCTCAGGCCATAGCCAAAAGGATACAACGGTTTATTGGGACCATCAATATATTTGGAAGTATAGCGTTGGTCCTCCTGTTTCGGACGACCGGTATTTTTATGCTCATAATTAACAGGGATCTGGCCCACTGAATAAGGAAAAGATGCGGGCAGTTTCCCGGAAGGATTGTAATCACCAAATACCACATCGGCAATGGCATTACCTCCTTCGGTTCCCGGCAGCCAGGCTTCAAGAATAGCGGGAACAGCTTCATCCACTTTAGGAATAGCCAATGGCCGTCCATTCATTAAGACAACCACCAGCGGTTTATTGAGTTTAGCCAGTTCCAGAACGAGTTCTTCCTGAACACCCGGCAGACCAATATCCATTCTGGACAGGGCTTCGCCGCTCATCATAGCACTTTCACCAACCACTGCAACAATGGCATCCGCTCTACGGGCTTTCCTTAAGGCATCTTTGAAACCGTCCCTGTTATCACCTGTGATATCGCATCCTTCCGAATAAAGCATGTCAGTATTATTTCCCAGCTTATTCTCAAAGCCTTCCATGGTATTGACAACATGTTCTGCCTCTCCCCGGGCCGACCAGGTTCCCAAATACTCCTGATCTGCCTTTACAAGCGGGCCTATAAGTGCCACACTGGAAAGATCCTTACTCAATGGAAGCACTTCACCTTTATTTTTCAACAGAACCATCGATTCGGAAGCTATATTCCTGGCATGTTTCCTGTGCGGTTCAGCAAGCAATAATTTTTCTTCCCTTTCCTCATCACAATACTTGTAAGGATCATTAAACAGTCCCAATTCAAATTTCATTCTAAGGATTCTTCTTACAGCATCATTGATCTGTTCTTCCGAAATCTTTCCGTCTTCCAGAAGGGTTTTGAGTTCCTGAATATAAACCCGGCCTTCCATATCCATATCCACTCCTGCATCCAAAGCCAGCCTGCCGGCTTCGTAATCATCCTTTGCAAAGCCGTGTACAATCATTTCCGATACGGATCCCCAGTCAGAAACGATAAATCCGTTGAAATTCCATTCATCTTTTATGATGCCTTTAACAAACCGCTTGCTTCCGGTTACGGGCACGCCGTTAAGCTCATTGAAGGAAGTCA is drawn from Bacteroidales bacterium and contains these coding sequences:
- a CDS encoding DUF3347 domain-containing protein, whose protein sequence is EEPTYTLREVVLGASLGEEYIVKKGLEENEEVVTHGTFAVDAATQMAGKSSMMNRRGGKTSEGHDHHQMEEEETDQNKPMAEMPGNDVKWPESQLDSYQDLTNHYMALKNALVNDRKDTENANKMLDALASIDMKAFSQEAHSRWMNLYNKLENNAEAIAKTEELEAQRKHFIALSDAMINLVKTFNAPDDILFVQFCPMADDNQGAFWLSSEDQVRNPYFGDQMLTCGEVREKVEKQ
- a CDS encoding Rrf2 family transcriptional regulator; this translates as MKFNTKTRYGIRTMLEIALQTEQGIFQKEISEKQKISFKYLDQIIASLKAAKLITNVKGKKSGYILTRKAEEITLYDIYRAFEPDMSIVDCLSESIHCPDENFCAPRDFWLGLNTQIIEYLMRYTLKDLVERQLAYNSQTSNGLQQEEGG
- a CDS encoding YceI family protein, producing MKNKHIKFSTRMISRFITLILIHMIIAIPAMSQESIQLSIASNTELSFDGTSNVHDWDSEITELTGQGAFAQSLLNGSNSQENPVKDVKVSIPVKSIESGKNKMNDIMYDALKAEEHPEIEYELISSEVIQKSGNEFTLQTNGYLTVAGVTKQIALQVKGKQLDDQTIQFTGSKNLKMTDFNVDPPKALFGAIKSGDEVDVKFTAVFSK
- a CDS encoding sugar porter family MFS transporter — its product is MAKSKSYNKSYVILIAAIAAFGGLLFGFDTGVISGALLLIKDDPNLVINGMTQLPERTQEWIVSITVLGAAIGALSSGRITDKLGRKKVLIITAFIFAVGSVGLAAANSVAALIIWRGIIGIAIGVASYTVPLYISEISPTHVRGALVSINQLAITVGIFVSYLVDLGFAGYEEGWRWMFLVGLVPSLVLFIGMFFLPETPRWLMNHKSEDDARKVLDRVGEPKRNEVLDQIKINIEKEREQPGIFKVLGAKWVRPALIIGVGIMLVQQLTGINTIIYYSPTIFEMAGFGAETGDPVFNAILPSLPIGFVNVLFTVVAIYLIDRWGRKPLLYLGLIGMIVALLAMGISFTFYQSVGGAALKWVSFVSMIVYIPFFAVSLGPIAWVLISEIYPTKIRGLGMSIATMVNWVANFLIANTFLSLGRAVTGEMPHPAGDGMLVNPGGAFFIYAVVGIIGLIFIYSYIPETKGHSLEKIEKHFLDGKHPKEL
- a CDS encoding glycoside hydrolase family 3 C-terminal domain-containing protein; translation: MDNDISGKVDSVMNLMTLEEKIGQLNLISGEGELTGPVTEDSDYVQQIKKGHLGAMLNVNGSEYTRRIQKIAVEETRLGIPLIFGYDVIHGYKTIFPIPLGESATWNPGMLERSARIAAVEATAAGQHWTFAPMVDISRDARWGRIMEGAGEDPYLGSEIAKARVRGFQGGALDESYTMLACAKHYIAYGAARGGRDYNTVDMSIRRMKETHLPPFKAALDAGVATYMTSFNELNGVPVTGSKRFVKGIIKDEWNFNGFIVSDWGSVSEMIVHGFAKDDYEAGRLALDAGVDMDMEGRVYIQELKTLLEDGKISEEQINDAVRRILRMKFELGLFNDPYKYCDEEREEKLLLAEPHRKHARNIASESMVLLKNKGEVLPLSKDLSSVALIGPLVKADQEYLGTWSARGEAEHVVNTMEGFENKLGNNTDMLYSEGCDITGDNRDGFKDALRKARRADAIVAVVGESAMMSGEALSRMDIGLPGVQEELVLELAKLNKPLVVVLMNGRPLAIPKVDEAVPAILEAWLPGTEGGNAIADVVFGDYNPSGKLPASFPYSVGQIPVNYEHKNTGRPKQEDQRYTSKYIDGPNKPLYPFGYGLSYTTFSYSDISLNQEEINFDEVLRLSVTVKNTGDRAGEEVVQMYARDMVGSVTRPVKELKGFRKIFLQPGEEREVILEIVPDDLAFYTKDMEYKAEPGEFKVFVGSSSEDLKERRFRLVEN